GCAGCCCGAACCCGGAGGCCGCGACACCGGCGCCGGTGAGGTAGGCGGCGGCGTGGCCGGTCCGCCGCGCCAGGTGGGCGCTGATGCCGTCGTAGACGCCCGGGGCGACGATGAGCTGCTTTCGGTCGAGCAGTTCGCGCAGGCGGGCGCGGGCGGGTGTGGTCATGACTCCTCCGGGGTGGGCGGGGTGGGCGGGGTGGGCGAAGTGCGCGGGTCGAGCGGCGGCACGTCAGCAGGCGTGGCACCGGCGGCGAACTCAGCGAGCTCCCGGGTCTGCTCGGCCACCGGTTTCTGACCGGCCATCAATCCAGAGCCCTTCCGACCGGCGCCGCCAGCAAACCGACCAGCGGCGCGATCGACGGCGCGTCCGCCAGCGCCTGTACGGCCTCGACGATCGCGGCGGCCCGGTCCGGGTCCATGACTCGATCCGCGAGGCTGTGGAACTTGGCGACCACCTCGTCGTCGGTGATCGGGTCGAAGGGGTTGCCGTGCGGGGAGACCACGGTCTCGGTGTCGGTCGATCCGTCGGCGAAGGTGAGGGTCAGGTGAGTCTGGAAGCGTTCGGTCGGCGGCAGGTCGTCGATCGAGCGGTCGAGGGTGACGTGGGTGCGATCCAGCAGGTGCCAGACATCGTCGGCGTCGAGCCGCGCGGCAGTGAACTGCTCGGGCAGCGCCGTACCGTCCAGCAGCGTGACGGCCGTGGCGTAGCCGATGTTCATCTGGCCGCCGATCGCCTCCAGCGGACGCCGCGGCGGCCACCAGCCGTGGTGGTAGACCACGTCGCCGACGCGGATGTCCACGCGCTCGATCTGCTCGACTGTGCGCCCGCTGCCCCCGGTGTGCCCGCTGTGCCCCCCGAGCCTGGCCCGCAACGCCTGCGCGCCCTGGACCGCGCCGTGCAGACCACCCATGACGGCCCAGGACTTCACCATCGCCATCGTGGTCTCCCAGTGCTCCCCCAGACCCCTGACGACCGCCTCGGGATCGGTCGGGTGCCCGGCACCGTACACGGCGATGTATCCGCCGTATTCACGCTCGTAGACCTGGTCGATCCCGGTGTAGCCACTGGCGGCCAGCGCCGCCGAGTAGAACCCGTTGCGGGCGGCGAAGCCGTGCTGCATCCGCTTGCCCATCGCCTCGTACTGCGCCGACATCAGCCCCGCCGACTGGGTCGCGGCGAAGCCGAGCGCGTCCTCGGTCTGCGCCGGGTCCAGGCCGCGCAGCTTCGCGCAGGCCGCCGCGGCCGAGGAGGCACCGAAGACCGGCCCGGAGTGCCAGCCGCGCGCCAGCATCGCGGTGCCGCCGATCGAAGCGCCGATCCGCGGTCCCACCTCGAAGCCGACGATCGCGGCCAGCAGCAGGTCGCGGCCGCTCGCCGGGCGGCCGGTGTGGCTGACGGTGGCCAGCAGCGAGGGCACCAGCAGCGAAGCGCTGTGCAGCGGGGCCAGCGGATGGAAGTCGTCCAGCTCGAAGCCCTGGATGTAGGTGCTGTTCAGCAGCGCGGCGCCGGAGGGCGTCGTGGTACGTCCGCTTCCGATGACGACCGCGTCGCCACCGCCCTCGACGCCGAGCACCGCCTCCGTCGCAACACGGGACCAAGGCAGCTGGGCGCCGACCAGGGCGCAGCCGAGGCCGTCGAGCAGCAGGTGGGCGGCGCGCGCCCGGATGGGGCCGGGGACGTCGTCCCAGGTCAGGTCGTTGATCCAGGTGACCAGGCGTCCGGTGACGCCCTCGGGGTTGGACGGTGCGCTCATGGGCCCATTGGGGCACGCGCTCCGCGACCGCCACTACCTAACTTGCACAATATGCAAGTATTGGCGTCGTGAGCACGGCGAGCACGGCGCTGCGTGGCCTGCAGGTGTTGGAGGCGCTGGCCGGCATGCGCCAGCCGGCCTCGCTGCGCGCGGTGGCCGAGCGCGTCGGGTTGTCCCAGTCCCAGACCTTCCGCGTCCTGCGGGAGTTGGAGCTCGACGGCTACCTCGACCACCTGGGACGCAGCGGCTACCGGCTGGCCGGCCGTTCGGTGGCGCTGGCCGCGCTGATCGGTCCGCGTCCGGCGATGCTGCGGGCGATCCAGCCGGTCATCGCACGCCTGGCACACCTCACCGGCGAGGCGGTGGTGCTGCACC
The Catenulispora sp. GP43 genome window above contains:
- a CDS encoding MmgE/PrpD family protein, translating into MSAPSNPEGVTGRLVTWINDLTWDDVPGPIRARAAHLLLDGLGCALVGAQLPWSRVATEAVLGVEGGGDAVVIGSGRTTTPSGAALLNSTYIQGFELDDFHPLAPLHSASLLVPSLLATVSHTGRPASGRDLLLAAIVGFEVGPRIGASIGGTAMLARGWHSGPVFGASSAAAACAKLRGLDPAQTEDALGFAATQSAGLMSAQYEAMGKRMQHGFAARNGFYSAALAASGYTGIDQVYEREYGGYIAVYGAGHPTDPEAVVRGLGEHWETTMAMVKSWAVMGGLHGAVQGAQALRARLGGHSGHTGGSGRTVEQIERVDIRVGDVVYHHGWWPPRRPLEAIGGQMNIGYATAVTLLDGTALPEQFTAARLDADDVWHLLDRTHVTLDRSIDDLPPTERFQTHLTLTFADGSTDTETVVSPHGNPFDPITDDEVVAKFHSLADRVMDPDRAAAIVEAVQALADAPSIAPLVGLLAAPVGRALD